The proteins below are encoded in one region of Lepisosteus oculatus isolate fLepOcu1 chromosome 10, fLepOcu1.hap2, whole genome shotgun sequence:
- the sox4a gene encoding transcription factor SOX-4 yields the protein MVQQTNNTENTEAVLVGESTDSGAMDLGMASSPTPGSTASTGDKMDPAWCKTPSGHIKRPMNAFMVWSQIERRKIMEQSPDMHNAEISKRLGKRWKLLKDSDKIPFIREAERLRLKHMADYPDYKYRPRKKVKSSSAKPGEKGEKISSSNCSSASTKPSLKKSSSAKSSNKPHKIVLGSSKSAFPDQVSHAVTTDHHSLYKSRSVSAAKQIPDKKTKRVYIFGGSNHGISPSSIAVPASPTLSSSAESSDPLSLYEDGAASNKEGADSPGASLDHHRYTSMRASSPTPSASHSSSSSQSSSSDEEFEDDLLDLNPSPGFDNMSLGSFSSSVLDRDLDFNFESGSGSHFEFPDYCTPEVSEMISGDWLESTISNLVFTY from the coding sequence ATGGTACAGCAAACGAACAACACCGAGAATACGGAAGCGGTGCTGGTGGGGGAGTCTACGGACTCTGGAGCTATGGACCTGGGTAtggcgtcctccccgacacccGGCTCCACGGCATCCACGGGGGATAAAATGGACCCAGCCTGGTGTAAAACCCCCAGCGGTCACATCAAGAGACCCATGAACGCGTTCATGGTGTGGTCACAGATCGAGAGGCGAAAGATCATGGAGCAGTCGCCGGACATGCATAATGCCGAAATAtccaagagactgggcaaacgCTGGAAGCTGCTTAAAGACAGCGACAAGATCCCCTTTATTCGAGAGGCGGAGCGGCTCCGGCTGAAGCACATGGCTGACTACCCAGATTACAAGTACAGACCGAGGAAGAAGGTAAAGTCAAGTAGCGCCAAACCGGGGGAAAAGGGGGAGAAGATCAGCAGCAGCAACTGCAGTAGCGCCAGCACTAAGCCCTCCTTGAAAAAGAGCAGCAGCGCGAAATCGTCCAACAAACCCCACAAAATAGTGCTGGGAAGCTCAAAATCGGCGTTCCCCGACCAGGTCTCCCACGCGGTCACTACGGATCACCATTCCCTCTACAAATCCAGGTCAGTCTCTGCAGCCAAGCAGATCCCTGACAAGAAAACTAAGAGGGTGTATATTTTCGGGGGAAGCAACCATGGTATCAGCCCCTCGTCCATAGCTGTCCCTGCTAGCCCGACTCTCAGCAGCTCCGCAGAATCCAGCGACCCGCTGAGCCTCTACGAAGACGGAGCTGCGAGTAACAAGGAAGGTGCCGACTCGCCCGGTGCGTCGTTGGACCACCACAGGTACACAAGTATGCGGGCATCATCCCCGACCCCCTCAGCCTCTCATTCGTCCTCTTCCTCCCAGTCCTCGTCCTCGGACGAAGAGTTCGAAGACGACTTACTGGACCTTAACCCTAGCCCTGGTTTTGACAACATGTCGCTGGGGAGCTTTAGCTCCTCGGTTTTGGACAGAGACTTGGATTTTAATTTTGAGTCGGGGTCTGGCTCTCATTTCGAGTTCCCCGACTACTGCACTCCCGAAGTAAGCGAAATGATTTCAGGGGACTGGCTGGAGTCGACCATTTCAAACTTGGTTTTCACTTACTGA